In one window of Spartinivicinus marinus DNA:
- the carB gene encoding carbamoyl-phosphate synthase large subunit, whose product MPKRTDIKSILILGAGPIVIGQACEFDYSGAQACKALREEGYRVILVNSNPATIMTDPVMADATYIEPIRWETVAKIIEKEKPDALLPTMGGQTALNCALDLHRHGILEQFKVELIGANHDAIDKAEDRHRFDEAMKAIGLATPKAGIAHSMEEAYQVQAEVGFPCIIRPSFTMGGTGGGIAYNREEFEEICQRGLDLSPTNELLIDESLIGWKEYEMEVVRDKNDNCIIVCSIENFDPMGVHTGDSITVAPAQTLTDKEYQLMRNASVAVLREIGVETGGSNVQFGMDPNNGRMVVIEMNPRVSRSSALASKATGFPIAKVAAKLAVGYTLDELKNDITGGATPASFEPAIDYVVTKIPRFAFEKFPQADARLTTQMKSVGEVMAIGRNFQESVQKALRGLEVGVDGFDSMQNLDAEDALQTLKSELITPKAERIWRVADAFRAGLSVDDVFEFTKIDRWFLVQIEDLVKVEENVAKLGLHEIDEKLTFQLKRKGFSDARLAKLLGISEKSFREHRQKFGVRPVYKRVDTCAAEFASSTAYMYSTYDEECEAAPTARPKIMVLGGGPNRIGQGIEFDYCCVHAALALKEDGYETIMVNCNPETVSTDYDTSDRLYFESVTLEDVLEIVEVERPQGVIVHYGGQTPLKLARGLEAAGVPIIGTTPEAIDRAEDRERFQQMIERLGLKQPANGTARSTDEAVTIATEIGYPLVVRPSYVLGGRAMEIVSNEEELQKYMREAVQVSNDSPVLLDFFLNRAIEVDIDAVCDGKAVVIGAIMQHIEQAGVHSGDSACSLPPYSLSKDFQDQIREQVKRMALELGVVGLMNVQLAIQDDEIYVIEVNPRASRTVPFVSKCIGRSLAKVAALVMAGKSLAEVGFTEEIIPPYFCVKESVFPFNKFPGVDPILGPEMKSTGEVMGVGDSFAEAFAKGHLAAHAMLPTEGKVIISVRDEDKPRAVGVAKALIAQGFSIYATAGTAKALESAGLVIQRVNKVTEGRPHLVDMIKNDEISLVINTTEGRQAIADSYMIRRSALQHKVPYSTTLAGAEAVAQAIQFGPERTVRRLQDLHKGIMNE is encoded by the coding sequence ATGCCAAAGCGGACTGACATCAAAAGTATTCTGATTTTAGGGGCTGGGCCAATTGTGATTGGCCAAGCTTGTGAGTTTGATTATTCGGGGGCTCAAGCCTGTAAAGCACTTCGGGAGGAGGGGTATCGAGTAATCTTGGTTAACTCTAACCCCGCTACTATTATGACTGATCCTGTGATGGCGGATGCTACCTATATTGAGCCAATCCGTTGGGAAACAGTCGCTAAAATCATTGAAAAAGAAAAACCGGATGCACTGCTGCCAACAATGGGGGGGCAAACGGCCCTTAATTGTGCGCTGGATTTGCACCGTCATGGTATTTTGGAGCAATTCAAAGTAGAGCTGATCGGTGCAAACCATGATGCTATTGATAAAGCTGAAGATCGTCACCGCTTTGATGAAGCAATGAAAGCCATTGGTTTGGCAACGCCAAAAGCGGGTATTGCTCACAGCATGGAAGAAGCTTATCAAGTGCAGGCTGAAGTTGGCTTTCCTTGTATTATTCGTCCGTCTTTCACTATGGGTGGAACGGGTGGTGGTATTGCCTATAACCGTGAAGAGTTTGAAGAAATCTGTCAGCGAGGCTTGGATTTATCACCAACCAATGAGCTTTTAATTGATGAATCGCTGATTGGCTGGAAAGAGTACGAAATGGAAGTTGTTCGGGATAAAAACGACAACTGCATTATTGTTTGTTCGATTGAAAACTTTGACCCGATGGGCGTTCATACCGGTGACTCAATAACGGTTGCACCTGCACAAACGCTTACTGATAAAGAATATCAGCTGATGAGAAATGCATCGGTTGCTGTGCTTAGGGAAATTGGCGTAGAGACTGGAGGGTCAAATGTACAGTTTGGTATGGACCCTAACAATGGTCGGATGGTAGTCATTGAAATGAACCCAAGGGTTTCTCGCTCTTCTGCACTAGCCTCTAAAGCAACTGGTTTTCCAATTGCTAAGGTAGCGGCTAAGTTAGCAGTAGGTTATACCCTGGATGAGTTGAAGAATGATATCACTGGTGGTGCAACCCCTGCCTCTTTTGAGCCTGCAATCGACTATGTAGTCACTAAAATCCCTCGTTTTGCCTTCGAAAAATTCCCTCAAGCAGATGCTCGATTGACCACGCAAATGAAGTCTGTCGGTGAGGTGATGGCGATTGGCCGTAACTTCCAAGAGTCTGTGCAAAAAGCCTTGAGAGGTTTGGAAGTGGGGGTCGATGGGTTTGACTCCATGCAGAACTTGGATGCTGAAGATGCGTTGCAAACGTTAAAGTCTGAGTTGATAACTCCAAAAGCAGAAAGAATATGGCGTGTGGCAGATGCATTTAGAGCAGGTCTATCTGTAGATGATGTCTTTGAGTTTACGAAGATCGATCGCTGGTTTTTAGTGCAAATTGAAGACTTGGTTAAAGTTGAGGAGAACGTTGCTAAGCTGGGGCTTCATGAGATTGATGAGAAGCTGACTTTCCAATTGAAGCGTAAAGGATTTTCTGATGCGCGCTTGGCCAAGTTATTAGGGATTAGTGAAAAGAGCTTCCGCGAGCATCGTCAGAAGTTTGGAGTGCGCCCTGTTTATAAAAGAGTAGATACTTGTGCAGCTGAGTTTGCTTCTTCCACTGCCTACATGTATTCGACCTATGATGAGGAGTGCGAGGCAGCACCAACCGCTAGGCCTAAAATCATGGTGCTGGGTGGTGGGCCAAACCGGATTGGTCAGGGTATTGAATTTGATTATTGCTGTGTTCATGCGGCGCTGGCGCTCAAGGAAGATGGTTATGAAACCATTATGGTTAACTGTAACCCTGAAACGGTTTCAACAGACTATGATACGTCCGACCGACTATATTTTGAGTCAGTCACTTTAGAAGATGTGCTGGAAATTGTTGAAGTTGAGCGGCCGCAAGGAGTGATTGTTCATTATGGTGGACAAACACCTCTGAAATTGGCTAGAGGCCTTGAAGCGGCAGGTGTGCCTATTATTGGTACTACTCCGGAAGCGATTGACCGTGCGGAAGATCGTGAGCGCTTCCAGCAAATGATTGAGCGGTTAGGACTCAAGCAGCCTGCTAACGGCACGGCAAGAAGTACTGATGAAGCTGTCACCATTGCTACGGAAATTGGTTATCCCTTAGTGGTTCGTCCGTCCTATGTGCTGGGTGGTCGAGCGATGGAAATCGTAAGTAATGAAGAAGAACTGCAAAAATATATGCGGGAAGCGGTTCAGGTTTCCAATGACAGTCCGGTTTTACTAGACTTTTTCTTGAACCGTGCCATTGAGGTTGATATTGATGCGGTTTGTGATGGTAAAGCTGTGGTGATTGGCGCCATTATGCAACATATCGAGCAAGCGGGCGTACACTCTGGTGATTCTGCCTGCTCTCTACCTCCCTACAGTCTCAGCAAAGATTTTCAGGATCAGATTCGCGAGCAAGTGAAGCGAATGGCGCTTGAGCTGGGCGTAGTTGGGTTAATGAATGTGCAACTGGCAATTCAGGATGACGAAATTTATGTCATTGAAGTCAACCCAAGGGCTTCACGAACGGTACCATTTGTTTCAAAATGCATAGGCCGCTCGTTAGCGAAAGTGGCAGCACTGGTAATGGCTGGCAAGTCGCTAGCAGAAGTTGGTTTTACTGAGGAAATAATCCCCCCTTATTTCTGTGTGAAAGAGTCGGTTTTTCCATTTAATAAGTTTCCAGGTGTGGACCCGATTTTAGGGCCTGAAATGAAATCAACAGGTGAAGTGATGGGGGTGGGGGATAGCTTTGCAGAAGCTTTTGCTAAAGGACATCTGGCTGCTCATGCTATGCTGCCAACAGAAGGCAAAGTTATTATCAGTGTTAGAGATGAAGACAAGCCACGAGCGGTTGGTGTGGCAAAGGCACTTATTGCTCAAGGCTTTAGTATTTACGCAACTGCTGGTACAGCAAAAGCTTTAGAGTCAGCTGGCCTGGTAATTCAGCGAGTGAATAAAGTGACTGAAGGCCGTCCGCACTTAGTTGACATGATTAAAAATGACGAAATTTCGCTAGTGATCAATACTACCGAGGGGCGCCAAGCTATTGCTGACTCTTATATGATTAGGCGATCAGCGTTACAGCATAAAGTGCCTTACTCTACTACATTAGCAGGAGCTGAGGCTGTTGCTCAGGCAATTCAATTTGGCCCTGAGCGAACAGTTCGTCGGCTACAGGATTTGCACAAAGGTATTATGAATGAATAG
- the yhbY gene encoding ribosome assembly RNA-binding protein YhbY, producing the protein MALTAAQKKRFRTIGHNLKPVVTIASNGLSAGVLEETTRALADHELIKVKFAVGDREAKKAFIGELCKEVGAELVQTIGNIALIYKPAKEPNPALSNLLRS; encoded by the coding sequence ATGGCTTTAACCGCTGCACAAAAGAAGCGCTTTCGCACCATCGGCCACAATCTCAAACCAGTGGTTACCATTGCTAGTAATGGGCTGTCAGCAGGGGTTTTAGAAGAAACCACTCGAGCCCTAGCTGATCACGAACTAATCAAAGTTAAGTTTGCAGTGGGAGATAGAGAAGCAAAAAAAGCATTTATTGGTGAGCTTTGTAAAGAAGTCGGTGCTGAACTGGTTCAAACCATCGGCAATATTGCACTCATTTACAAACCAGCCAAAGAGCCGAATCCAGCATTATCAAACTTATTACGCAGCTAA
- the dnaJ gene encoding molecular chaperone DnaJ: MAKRDYYEVLGVAKDASERDLKKAYRRMAMKYHPDRNPDDKDSENKFKEVNEAFEILSDSQKRAAYDQYGHAGVDPSQGAGGFGGFGAGGAGSFSDIFGDVFGDIFGGGGGGGRSQSSVQRGADLRYSLELELEEAVKGVSKKIRIPTQVECGTCDGSGAKKGSKPETCTTCGGIGQVRMQQGFFSVQQTCPACHGSGKVIKDPCHSCHGSGRTEEYKTLSVKVPAGVDSGDRIRLAGEGEAGFNGGPPGDLYVQVYVKDHPIFHRDGKHLYCEVPISIIDAALGGELEVPTLDGRVKLKVPPETQTGKLFRLRNKGVIPVRGGSQGDLLCRVVVETPVNLTVKQKELLKELQDSFEAEGHHRQSPKKTSWFENVKNFFGDMKV; the protein is encoded by the coding sequence ATGGCCAAGCGTGATTACTATGAGGTGCTCGGGGTTGCCAAAGATGCCTCGGAGCGGGATCTAAAAAAAGCTTATCGCCGGATGGCGATGAAGTACCATCCTGATCGTAACCCTGACGATAAGGATTCTGAAAATAAGTTTAAAGAGGTTAATGAAGCCTTTGAAATCTTATCCGATTCTCAAAAACGGGCTGCATATGATCAGTATGGCCATGCAGGGGTTGATCCTAGCCAAGGTGCTGGAGGGTTTGGCGGCTTTGGTGCGGGAGGCGCTGGTAGCTTCAGTGATATTTTTGGTGACGTATTTGGGGATATTTTTGGTGGCGGCGGCGGTGGTGGTCGTAGCCAGAGTAGTGTTCAGCGAGGAGCTGACTTACGCTACTCCTTGGAGTTAGAGCTAGAAGAGGCGGTTAAAGGCGTAAGCAAAAAAATTCGCATTCCTACCCAGGTGGAGTGTGGTACTTGTGATGGCTCAGGTGCGAAAAAAGGCTCTAAGCCTGAAACCTGTACTACTTGTGGTGGTATAGGCCAGGTAAGAATGCAGCAGGGCTTCTTCTCTGTACAGCAAACCTGTCCTGCTTGTCATGGTAGCGGGAAAGTAATTAAAGACCCATGTCATTCATGCCATGGCTCTGGACGAACGGAAGAATATAAGACGCTATCGGTTAAGGTGCCAGCAGGTGTTGATAGTGGCGACAGAATTCGCTTAGCGGGTGAAGGTGAGGCTGGGTTTAATGGAGGACCTCCTGGCGACTTGTATGTGCAAGTTTATGTTAAGGATCACCCTATTTTCCATCGAGACGGTAAACATCTTTATTGCGAAGTGCCGATTAGCATCATTGATGCGGCCTTGGGTGGAGAGCTGGAGGTGCCTACCTTGGATGGTCGAGTCAAATTGAAAGTGCCACCTGAAACCCAAACTGGCAAGCTATTCAGGTTAAGGAATAAAGGAGTAATACCTGTTCGTGGAGGCTCTCAAGGTGACTTACTGTGTCGGGTAGTGGTGGAAACGCCAGTAAATCTAACAGTCAAACAGAAAGAGTTATTAAAAGAGCTTCAAGATTCCTTTGAAGCAGAAGGCCATCATCGGCAGTCGCCAAAAAAGACTTCGTGGTTTGAAAATGTCAAAAACTTCTTTGGTGACATGAAGGTTTAG
- the greA gene encoding transcription elongation factor GreA, which produces MNRVPMTVQGERALRDELERLKGVERPRIIQAIADAREHGDLKENAEYHAAREQQSFTEGRINEIEAKLSSAQVIDVTKIAKTGKVFFGTTVALINLDSDEEMEYQIVGEDEADIKSNKVSVSSPIARALIGKEEGDVVLVKTPAGDTEYEVAEVKHL; this is translated from the coding sequence ATGAATAGGGTTCCAATGACTGTCCAGGGTGAACGTGCCCTAAGGGATGAGTTAGAACGACTAAAAGGGGTTGAGCGCCCAAGAATTATTCAAGCAATTGCCGATGCTCGAGAGCATGGTGATCTTAAGGAAAATGCTGAGTACCATGCAGCTAGGGAGCAGCAAAGCTTCACTGAAGGACGGATCAATGAAATAGAAGCGAAATTATCAAGCGCTCAGGTAATTGATGTCACCAAAATTGCTAAAACGGGTAAAGTGTTTTTTGGTACTACAGTTGCGCTGATTAATTTAGACTCAGATGAAGAAATGGAATACCAGATAGTGGGTGAAGATGAGGCGGATATTAAAAGTAATAAAGTATCCGTGAGTTCTCCTATTGCTCGAGCCTTAATTGGTAAAGAAGAAGGGGATGTTGTTCTGGTTAAGACGCCTGCTGGTGACACTGAGTATGAGGTTGCAGAAGTTAAGCACCTATAA
- the rlmE gene encoding 23S rRNA (uridine(2552)-2'-O)-methyltransferase RlmE, with protein MGRSKSSNRWLQEHFSDQFVKQSQKDGYRSRASYKLLEIQQKDCLLKPGMTVVDLGAAPGGWTQVAAQLIGDKGKVVASDILPMDPIADVSFVQGDFTEEAVLKEILASIGADRVDLVISDMAPNMSGMKAVDQPKAMYLAELALDLSLQVLKPKGCFLTKVFQGEGFDQYFKAMREVFASVVTRKPQASRSRSREVYLLGKGFKG; from the coding sequence ATGGGGCGGTCAAAAAGCAGTAATCGTTGGCTACAAGAACATTTTTCTGATCAGTTTGTAAAGCAGTCACAAAAAGATGGCTACCGCTCCCGAGCCAGCTATAAGTTGCTGGAAATTCAGCAAAAAGATTGCTTACTCAAGCCTGGCATGACAGTGGTTGATTTGGGGGCGGCCCCTGGCGGTTGGACTCAAGTGGCTGCGCAGTTGATCGGGGATAAAGGCAAAGTTGTCGCTTCTGATATTTTGCCAATGGACCCTATTGCTGATGTTAGCTTTGTTCAAGGTGACTTTACTGAGGAGGCCGTTTTAAAAGAAATTTTGGCTTCAATTGGTGCTGATAGAGTAGACCTTGTAATTTCTGATATGGCCCCCAATATGAGTGGTATGAAGGCCGTTGATCAGCCTAAAGCTATGTATTTGGCTGAACTAGCACTGGACTTGTCCTTGCAAGTGCTGAAACCGAAGGGGTGTTTTTTAACGAAAGTATTCCAAGGTGAAGGATTTGATCAATATTTTAAGGCGATGCGAGAGGTTTTTGCTTCAGTGGTAACTCGAAAACCACAAGCATCAAGATCGCGTTCACGTGAAGTTTATCTGCTTGGAAAGGGGTTTAAAGGTTAA
- the dnaK gene encoding molecular chaperone DnaK, with product MGKIIGIDLGTTNSCVAIMDGDPKVIENAEGARTTPSIIAFTDEGETLVGQPAKRQAVTNPDSTLFAIKRLIGRRFKDDVVQKDIKMVPYKIVEADNGDAWVEVKGDKKAPPQISAEVLKKMKKTAEDYLGETVTEAVITVPAYFNDSQRQATKDAGRIAGLEVKRIINEPTAAALAYGLDKKRGDSTIAVYDLGGGTFDVSIIEIAEVDGEHQFEVLSTNGDTFLGGEDFDLRLIDYLADEFKKESGIDLHNDPLALQRLKEAAEKAKIELSSSQQTDVNLPYITADASGPKHLNVKVTRAKLESLVEELVERSIEPCRIALKDADLDISEINEVILVGGQTRMPLVQEKVKAFFGKEARKDVNPDEAVAMGAAIQAAVLAGDVKDVLLLDVTPLTLGIETMGGVMTPLIEKNSTIPTKKSQVFSTAEDNQTAVTIHVCQGERKRAQENKSLGRFDLSDIPPAPRGVPQVEVSFDIDANGILHVSAKDKATNKEQSIVIKASSGLSDDEIDKMVRDAEAHAEEDRKFEELIGVRNTADSMIHATRKTLEEAKDKVTADEKENIEKAISELEEVVKGDDKEAIEAKTKALTDASANLAQKLYAEQAADGQAQQPQNEAADDKKAEDAVDAEFEEVKDDNK from the coding sequence ATGGGCAAAATAATTGGTATTGATTTAGGAACTACAAACTCTTGTGTCGCCATTATGGATGGTGATCCAAAAGTTATCGAAAATGCTGAAGGTGCGCGCACAACCCCTTCTATTATTGCATTTACTGATGAAGGTGAAACGCTGGTAGGGCAGCCTGCAAAGCGTCAGGCGGTTACTAACCCGGATAGTACTTTATTTGCAATTAAGCGTCTTATAGGCCGTCGCTTTAAAGATGATGTCGTTCAGAAAGACATTAAAATGGTGCCTTATAAAATTGTAGAGGCTGATAACGGTGACGCTTGGGTTGAAGTAAAAGGTGATAAGAAAGCACCACCACAAATTTCTGCTGAAGTTTTGAAAAAGATGAAGAAAACAGCAGAGGACTATTTAGGTGAAACGGTAACAGAGGCAGTTATCACCGTTCCTGCATACTTTAATGACTCTCAGCGTCAAGCGACTAAAGACGCAGGTCGTATTGCTGGCTTAGAAGTAAAGCGAATTATTAATGAGCCAACTGCTGCTGCGCTGGCTTATGGCTTAGATAAAAAACGTGGTGACTCCACTATTGCTGTATATGACCTAGGTGGCGGTACATTTGACGTTTCTATTATCGAAATTGCAGAGGTAGATGGTGAGCATCAATTTGAAGTGTTATCAACTAATGGTGACACTTTCTTGGGTGGTGAAGATTTTGACTTACGCTTGATCGACTACCTGGCTGATGAGTTCAAAAAAGAGTCTGGTATTGACTTGCACAATGACCCATTGGCTTTGCAGCGCCTAAAAGAAGCTGCAGAAAAAGCTAAAATTGAGCTTTCTTCTAGCCAGCAAACTGATGTCAATTTACCTTACATTACTGCAGATGCCTCAGGACCGAAGCACCTTAATGTAAAAGTAACTCGTGCTAAATTAGAGTCTTTGGTTGAAGAGTTGGTAGAAAGGTCAATTGAGCCATGCCGCATTGCTTTAAAAGATGCTGACTTAGATATCTCTGAAATTAATGAAGTTATCTTAGTGGGTGGTCAAACCCGGATGCCGTTGGTTCAAGAGAAGGTCAAAGCATTCTTTGGTAAAGAAGCACGTAAAGATGTAAACCCGGATGAGGCAGTTGCCATGGGTGCTGCTATTCAGGCTGCTGTATTGGCGGGTGATGTTAAAGACGTACTGCTGCTTGATGTAACGCCTCTGACTCTGGGTATTGAGACAATGGGTGGGGTGATGACGCCTCTTATTGAGAAAAACTCAACTATCCCAACCAAGAAGTCTCAAGTTTTCTCAACAGCTGAAGACAACCAGACAGCGGTAACTATTCATGTCTGTCAGGGCGAGCGGAAGCGTGCGCAAGAAAATAAGTCGCTTGGTCGCTTTGACTTAAGTGATATTCCTCCTGCACCACGTGGCGTGCCACAGGTTGAAGTAAGCTTTGATATTGATGCAAATGGTATTTTGCATGTGTCTGCGAAAGATAAAGCAACAAATAAAGAGCAATCTATCGTTATCAAGGCATCTAGCGGTTTGTCAGATGATGAAATTGATAAAATGGTGCGTGATGCAGAGGCCCACGCTGAGGAAGATCGTAAGTTCGAAGAGCTAATCGGTGTTCGTAACACAGCTGACTCTATGATTCATGCAACTCGCAAGACTTTAGAAGAAGCAAAAGACAAAGTTACTGCGGACGAAAAAGAGAATATTGAAAAAGCCATTAGCGAACTTGAAGAAGTCGTGAAAGGTGATGACAAAGAAGCGATTGAAGCAAAAACAAAGGCGCTAACAGATGCCTCAGCTAACCTGGCACAAAAGCTGTATGCTGAGCAAGCAGCAGATGGTCAGGCACAGCAGCCGCAAAATGAAGCTGCAGACGATAAAAAAGCTGAAGACGCTGTTGATGCAGAGTTTGAAGAAGTTAAAGATGACAATAAGTAG
- the dapB gene encoding 4-hydroxy-tetrahydrodipicolinate reductase, giving the protein MTRIGVVGVSGRMGKALVEACQNDQQVELTLAVQRTGSSLIGVDVGELAGVGKVGLIVVDNLVEQISQVDVVIDFTRPDFTLANLEICKAHKKPMVIGTTGFSDEEKQQIQQAGNAIPIVLAPNTSVGVNLSLKLLQLVAQVMGDEADIEIVEAHHRHKVDAPSGTALRMGEAVADALGRDLSQCAVYGREGITGERDPQTIGFATVRAGDIVGEHTVMFATEGERLEITHKASSRQTFAKGALRAAKWLQQQPAGFYDMQDVLALN; this is encoded by the coding sequence ATGACCCGAATAGGGGTAGTAGGTGTATCTGGTCGGATGGGTAAAGCATTGGTAGAAGCTTGCCAGAATGACCAACAAGTTGAACTCACCCTGGCTGTACAAAGAACTGGTAGTAGCTTGATTGGTGTTGATGTAGGTGAGTTGGCGGGTGTTGGTAAAGTTGGTCTGATTGTAGTTGATAATCTTGTAGAGCAGATCAGTCAGGTTGACGTAGTAATCGACTTCACTCGTCCTGATTTCACCTTAGCTAATCTGGAAATTTGTAAGGCACATAAAAAGCCAATGGTCATAGGTACCACTGGCTTTTCTGATGAAGAAAAACAGCAAATTCAACAGGCAGGGAATGCTATTCCTATTGTGTTAGCGCCAAATACTAGTGTTGGAGTTAACTTGAGCTTGAAGTTGCTGCAACTGGTAGCTCAAGTCATGGGTGATGAGGCTGATATTGAAATTGTGGAAGCTCATCATCGTCATAAAGTGGATGCGCCTTCAGGCACAGCCTTGCGAATGGGTGAAGCAGTTGCAGATGCCCTTGGTCGAGATTTGTCTCAGTGCGCTGTTTATGGGCGTGAAGGTATCACAGGTGAACGTGATCCGCAGACGATTGGTTTTGCCACTGTCCGTGCAGGCGATATTGTGGGCGAGCACACAGTAATGTTTGCAACTGAAGGTGAGCGCCTGGAAATTACCCATAAAGCCAGTAGCCGACAAACTTTTGCTAAGGGAGCACTGAGAGCGGCGAAATGGCTTCAGCAACAACCAGCCGGTTTTTATGATATGCAGGATGTGCTGGCATTAAATTAA
- the carA gene encoding glutamine-hydrolyzing carbamoyl-phosphate synthase small subunit: MAKAAILALEDGSIFRGVAIGAEGYASGEVVFNTAMTGYQEILTDPSYARQLVTLTYPHIGNTGTNQQDEESSQIWAGGLIIRDLPLLASNWRNEQSLSDYLAERNIVAIAEIDTRRLTRLLREKGTQNGCIIAGENLDEDKAIALAKDFPGLKGMDLAKEVTTKENYDWAEGTWELDANAHVDHDTQPYHVVAYDFGVKRNILRMLADRGCHLTVVPATMPADEVLAMDPDGIFLSNGPGDPEPCDYAIKAIQTILKTEIPVFGICLGHQLLALAAGAETEKMKFGHHGANHPVQDLMTTKVMITSQNHGFAVKESSLPENVKVTHKSLFDSSLQGIHLTDKPAFSFQGHPEASPGPHDVAPLFDHFIELIKARR; encoded by the coding sequence TTGGCTAAGGCAGCAATTCTCGCTCTCGAAGATGGCAGTATTTTTCGAGGGGTTGCCATCGGCGCTGAAGGTTACGCCAGTGGTGAAGTAGTTTTTAATACTGCAATGACAGGCTATCAAGAAATTCTCACTGATCCCTCCTATGCCCGCCAGCTTGTTACGCTTACTTATCCTCATATTGGAAATACCGGAACTAATCAACAAGATGAAGAATCTTCCCAAATTTGGGCAGGTGGCTTGATTATCCGTGATTTGCCATTGTTAGCTAGCAACTGGCGAAATGAGCAGTCTTTATCGGACTACTTGGCTGAGCGAAATATTGTTGCGATTGCTGAAATTGATACCCGCCGGCTAACTCGTTTATTACGAGAAAAAGGTACACAAAACGGTTGCATTATAGCAGGCGAAAACTTAGATGAGGACAAAGCAATTGCTTTGGCAAAAGACTTTCCTGGCTTAAAAGGAATGGATTTAGCTAAAGAAGTAACTACCAAAGAAAACTATGACTGGGCTGAAGGAACTTGGGAGCTTGATGCCAATGCTCATGTTGATCACGATACTCAGCCCTATCATGTAGTTGCTTATGACTTTGGTGTTAAGCGTAATATTTTGCGGATGCTGGCTGACCGTGGTTGCCATCTAACCGTTGTACCAGCAACCATGCCTGCTGATGAAGTATTAGCAATGGACCCTGATGGTATTTTCCTATCTAACGGGCCTGGTGATCCTGAACCTTGTGACTACGCAATTAAAGCAATTCAAACTATCTTGAAGACTGAAATCCCAGTCTTTGGTATTTGCCTTGGACATCAATTACTAGCGCTAGCAGCTGGTGCTGAAACTGAAAAAATGAAGTTTGGCCATCATGGAGCAAACCATCCAGTTCAGGACTTGATGACTACGAAAGTTATGATCACCAGTCAAAACCATGGGTTTGCAGTAAAAGAAAGCTCCCTCCCTGAAAATGTAAAAGTAACTCATAAGTCATTATTTGACAGCTCGCTACAGGGAATACACCTAACTGATAAGCCAGCATTTAGCTTTCAGGGACACCCTGAAGCAAGTCCAGGCCCCCATGATGTAGCACCACTATTTGACCACTTTATAGAGCTAATTAAAGCTCGGCGTTAA